One genomic segment of Streptomyces sp. RKND-216 includes these proteins:
- a CDS encoding RHS repeat-associated core domain-containing protein: protein MAAVSVAAATATVVALVPATAADQTASPARSVFTADPPPVPQGVTKAPASTPIGVPGSKRPTVTAGILQSSFQGIGTGKVPWSDFHQAQLTDAVAAQVNVGNGNLLLTLTAFDVADPGPGGGLKFGHAYNGLNTSWKSSTGADYLVREPNSGAVYVQGPSGTIAVFERDGDDLTPAPGYRQDLEESSDGKTFTLTDRGSGRETTFTRPDDDISTAARVSRIEDNNGNATTFAYDGDLTRTMTGVSGRKLTFTHQDGRLVKVADHTGREATYDWDGPDLASFTDTAGATTRFDYDASHRLTKVTTPEGRQTTFTWDTNRVGSITRVTDEAEGTGPTTAFRWVLPQPGSPGEGVVRITDPRGEHTLKTVDSRWRTRKTENPLGHERSAEWNADNSVVTATDAMGVGGDPGNATTFGWNNRGAMTSAELPTGATTSLSAYQTISGADLPGTITTPDGEETDYDYDTKGNTLSVAVTGDDGGSREFTYQDSDTDCGGFDGQRCTAEQPHKDGESAPTTHFTYNGDGDLTTVDPPEPKGDTTYTYDALGRTKTVTDGRGQTLTYTYDDRDRVTRVEPETGAAIVYTWDDDGNRTSRTDTTGTTGYTYDDLSRETVRTLQDGSQTVLAYTPNGNLDYYRDAGGETDYTYDAANRLTDLTAPDGKTTTFDHNSNGERTKTTYPGGTVQEIDLDDSGRPQRITATSDAGTLVDLSYDYSRTEGGETVDGTKIRAKTDHVTGLDYTYSYNSAGRLSYAEEQDGSEKVAGWQYCYDPAGNVTSQGVTEGCPRGTEYTYNDASQLTAKNGEGSGWSYDEAGNETAGAPTTADTRTGEKYSAYNQLTEITHDGATYTAEYAGTSNAERVRFGDTTFRNTPLGLSAQTTSGVTTGFVREPAGTLNSMTRGGESYYYLTDALGSVVALTDESGNKVNSYDYKPRGSLRAGSSEEVPQPYHFTGTYHDPTHLYKMGVRYYDSRTGRFTQPDPSGQEVNPYLYANGDPVNNIDPTGKLFGAVALGITVATIGYAYYTNGQNGAEAATAAAIADAGVVALCEVGAAATTGPGAVAALPACMTIGAAAGMAVSNMYKQKQSYGY from the coding sequence ATGGCGGCGGTGTCCGTCGCCGCTGCGACGGCCACGGTCGTCGCGCTGGTGCCCGCCACGGCGGCAGACCAGACCGCGTCACCGGCCAGGTCGGTGTTCACCGCCGACCCGCCGCCGGTGCCGCAAGGAGTGACCAAGGCGCCGGCCAGTACGCCGATAGGTGTGCCCGGCAGTAAGCGGCCGACGGTCACCGCAGGCATCCTGCAGTCCTCCTTCCAGGGCATCGGCACGGGGAAGGTGCCCTGGTCGGACTTCCATCAGGCGCAGTTGACCGACGCGGTCGCCGCGCAGGTGAACGTGGGCAACGGCAACCTGCTGCTCACGCTGACCGCTTTCGACGTCGCCGACCCCGGACCGGGTGGGGGGCTGAAGTTCGGGCACGCCTACAACGGCCTGAACACCTCCTGGAAGTCCTCCACGGGCGCGGACTATCTGGTGCGGGAGCCGAACTCCGGCGCCGTATACGTCCAGGGCCCCAGCGGCACGATCGCCGTCTTCGAGCGGGACGGCGACGACCTCACCCCGGCTCCGGGGTACCGGCAGGACCTGGAGGAGTCCTCGGACGGCAAGACCTTCACCCTCACCGACCGCGGCAGCGGCCGCGAGACGACCTTCACCCGTCCGGACGACGACATCAGCACCGCGGCGCGGGTCTCGAGGATCGAGGACAACAACGGCAACGCCACCACCTTCGCCTACGACGGTGACCTGACCCGCACCATGACCGGCGTCTCGGGGCGGAAGCTGACCTTCACCCATCAGGACGGACGCCTGGTGAAGGTGGCCGACCACACCGGACGGGAGGCCACCTACGACTGGGACGGGCCGGACCTGGCCTCGTTCACCGACACCGCCGGTGCCACCACCCGTTTCGACTACGACGCCTCCCACCGGCTCACGAAGGTGACCACTCCGGAGGGTCGGCAAACGACCTTCACCTGGGACACCAACCGTGTCGGCTCGATCACGCGCGTCACCGACGAAGCCGAAGGCACCGGTCCTACGACCGCCTTCCGCTGGGTCCTGCCGCAGCCCGGCTCGCCCGGCGAGGGCGTGGTACGCATCACCGACCCACGTGGTGAACACACCCTCAAGACGGTCGACTCCCGCTGGCGCACCCGCAAGACCGAAAACCCCCTCGGCCACGAACGCAGCGCCGAATGGAACGCCGACAACAGCGTGGTGACCGCCACCGACGCCATGGGAGTGGGCGGCGACCCCGGCAACGCCACCACCTTCGGCTGGAACAACCGCGGCGCGATGACCTCCGCCGAACTGCCCACCGGCGCCACCACCTCACTCAGCGCCTACCAGACCATCTCGGGCGCCGACCTGCCGGGCACGATCACCACCCCGGACGGGGAAGAGACCGACTACGACTACGACACGAAGGGCAACACCCTCTCCGTCGCGGTCACCGGCGACGACGGCGGCAGCCGGGAGTTCACCTACCAGGACTCCGACACCGACTGCGGCGGTTTCGACGGTCAGCGTTGTACGGCAGAGCAGCCGCACAAGGACGGCGAGTCTGCTCCCACGACGCACTTCACCTACAACGGCGACGGTGACCTGACCACGGTCGATCCCCCGGAGCCGAAGGGCGACACGACCTACACCTACGACGCTCTGGGCCGGACGAAGACCGTCACCGACGGCCGCGGGCAGACCCTCACCTACACCTACGACGACCGCGACCGCGTCACCCGCGTGGAGCCCGAGACCGGCGCCGCGATCGTCTACACCTGGGACGACGACGGGAATCGCACCTCCCGCACCGACACCACGGGCACCACCGGATACACCTACGACGACCTGAGCCGTGAGACGGTGCGCACCCTCCAGGACGGCTCGCAGACCGTGCTGGCCTACACCCCGAACGGCAACCTCGACTACTACCGCGACGCCGGCGGCGAGACCGACTACACCTACGACGCCGCGAATCGTCTGACCGACCTGACCGCGCCGGACGGCAAGACCACCACCTTCGACCACAACAGCAACGGCGAGCGCACCAAGACCACCTATCCCGGTGGCACCGTTCAGGAGATCGATCTGGACGATTCGGGACGTCCGCAGCGGATCACCGCCACCTCCGACGCCGGCACCCTGGTCGATCTGTCCTACGACTACTCCCGCACCGAGGGCGGTGAGACGGTCGACGGGACGAAGATCCGAGCGAAGACCGACCATGTCACGGGTCTGGACTACACCTACAGCTACAACTCGGCGGGCCGATTGTCCTATGCGGAGGAGCAGGACGGTTCGGAGAAGGTGGCGGGCTGGCAGTACTGCTACGACCCGGCGGGGAACGTCACTTCCCAGGGCGTGACCGAGGGGTGTCCTCGCGGTACCGAGTACACCTACAACGACGCCTCCCAGCTCACCGCGAAGAACGGGGAGGGCTCGGGCTGGTCCTACGACGAGGCCGGCAACGAGACTGCCGGTGCGCCGACGACGGCCGACACCCGTACCGGTGAGAAGTACTCCGCCTACAACCAGCTCACCGAGATCACCCACGACGGCGCCACCTACACCGCGGAGTACGCGGGCACCAGCAACGCCGAACGTGTGCGTTTCGGTGACACGACGTTCCGCAACACGCCGCTGGGTCTGTCCGCTCAGACGACGAGTGGCGTCACCACCGGGTTCGTTCGCGAGCCGGCGGGCACACTCAACTCCATGACGCGGGGCGGGGAGAGCTACTACTACCTGACCGACGCTCTCGGTTCCGTCGTCGCTCTGACCGACGAGTCCGGTAACAAGGTCAACTCCTACGACTACAAGCCCCGCGGCTCCTTGCGCGCCGGCAGCAGCGAAGAGGTGCCGCAGCCTTACCACTTCACCGGCACTTACCACGACCCCACTCACCTCTACAAGATGGGAGTCCGCTACTACGACAGCCGCACCGGCCGCTTCACCCAACCCGACCCCAGCGGCCAAGAGGTAAACCCCTACCTCTACGCCAACGGCGACCCTGTCAACAACATCGATCCCACGGGGAAACTCTTCGGTGCCGTCGCCCTCGGTATTACCGTCGCGACGATCGGGTACGCCTACTACACTAACGGCCAAAACGGGGCAGAGGCGGCAACCGCTGCCGCCATCGCGGACGCGGGAGTAGTCGCCCTTTGCGAGGTGGGAGCCGCAGCAACCACGGGACCAGGAGCGGTGGCTGCCCTGCCAGCATGCATGACTATCGGAGCTGCTGCAGGAATGGCGGTGAGCAACATGTACAAGCAGAAACAGAGCTACGGCTACTGA
- a CDS encoding helix-turn-helix transcriptional regulator: MEDGTEHPPGGAAWDEDDTAAVVRTVGKLVKLCRERSGMTQAELGAAIGYSLEQVSSVERGRRVPKPEFLSKADEVLHADGLLTALQKDVAEARYPKKVRDLAKLEADAVELNLYANHNMHGLLQTEEYARALYDMRWPAFSEEEVDGHVAARMARQEIIHQARPPMLTFVLEEVTLRRPIGGRDCLRRQLAHLLTIGGLRHVNLQVMPTDRDVHAGLGGPMELIKLQDGGSVGHTETQLTNRIISRPKELQILEMRYGIIRSQALTPRESLAYVDKVRGET, translated from the coding sequence ATGGAGGACGGGACCGAACACCCGCCCGGAGGCGCGGCGTGGGACGAGGACGACACGGCGGCCGTCGTGCGGACGGTCGGCAAGCTGGTGAAACTCTGCCGCGAGCGGTCCGGGATGACGCAGGCGGAACTCGGTGCGGCAATCGGGTACAGCCTGGAGCAGGTCTCCTCCGTCGAGCGCGGCCGACGGGTGCCGAAGCCGGAGTTCCTCAGCAAGGCGGACGAGGTGCTGCACGCGGACGGCTTGCTGACCGCGCTGCAGAAGGACGTGGCGGAGGCGCGGTACCCGAAGAAGGTGCGCGACTTGGCGAAGCTGGAGGCCGACGCGGTCGAACTCAACCTGTACGCGAATCACAACATGCACGGCCTGTTGCAGACCGAGGAGTACGCGCGTGCTCTGTACGACATGCGTTGGCCCGCGTTCTCCGAGGAAGAGGTCGACGGGCACGTGGCAGCGCGCATGGCACGTCAGGAGATCATCCATCAGGCCCGACCGCCCATGCTGACCTTCGTGCTGGAGGAGGTGACGCTGCGGCGCCCGATCGGCGGGAGGGACTGCCTGCGGCGTCAGTTGGCGCACTTGCTGACGATCGGTGGCCTTCGACATGTCAACCTGCAGGTGATGCCGACCGACCGGGACGTCCACGCCGGGCTCGGCGGCCCGATGGAACTGATCAAGCTCCAGGACGGCGGGTCTGTCGGCCACACCGAAACTCAGCTCACCAACCGGATCATCTCCAGGCCGAAAGAGCTCCAGATCCTGGAGATGCGATATGGGATCATCCGATCACAGGCGCTCACGCCACGTGAGTCCCTGGCCTACGTCGACAAAGTGCGGGGAGAGACATGA
- a CDS encoding VOC family protein, whose product MSIQRMDNVAIVVEDLDAAVEFFTELGMEVEGRAQIEGRFADRTVGLDGIRSEIAMMRTPDGHSKLELTKYFAPELSGAGPENPPPNTLGLHRVMFAVDDIDETLARLRAHGAELLGEVAQYENTYRLCYLRGPAGIIVALAEQIG is encoded by the coding sequence ATGAGCATTCAGCGGATGGACAACGTCGCCATCGTCGTCGAAGACCTTGACGCGGCCGTCGAGTTCTTCACGGAACTCGGCATGGAGGTGGAGGGCCGGGCACAGATCGAGGGCCGGTTCGCCGACCGCACCGTCGGACTCGACGGCATCCGGAGCGAGATCGCGATGATGCGGACCCCGGACGGCCACAGCAAGCTGGAGTTGACCAAGTACTTCGCCCCCGAGCTGTCCGGCGCGGGCCCGGAGAACCCTCCGCCGAACACGCTGGGCCTGCACCGCGTCATGTTCGCCGTCGACGACATCGACGAAACCCTCGCCCGCCTGCGGGCCCACGGCGCCGAACTCCTGGGCGAGGTGGCGCAGTACGAGAACACGTACCGGCTCTGCTACCTGCGCGGCCCCGCGGGCATCATCGTCGCCCTGGCCGAACAGATCGGCTGA
- a CDS encoding DUF397 domain-containing protein — protein MTLRTSIGDGSALRWTKSSYSSNDGPECIEVAAATDAVHVRDSKDVARPGFIVSPAGWTAFTVYAARQGIRS, from the coding sequence ATGACGCTCAGGACCAGCATCGGGGACGGTTCGGCGCTGCGGTGGACGAAGAGCAGTTACAGCAGCAACGACGGACCCGAGTGCATCGAGGTCGCCGCCGCGACCGACGCCGTGCACGTGCGGGACTCCAAGGACGTCGCGCGTCCCGGCTTCATCGTCTCTCCCGCAGGCTGGACGGCGTTCACGGTCTACGCGGCACGCCAGGGCATCCGTTCCTGA
- a CDS encoding ATP-binding protein, whose product MGDVNRQSSPVTGRQFSVQLSATRRGARLARRLSVQQLAEWGWGYDSAASGAVAHVVAELAVNAVQHGRVPGRDFRLRLALDDAERLRVEVVDARFDRLPPGPARRADALAETGRGLVIVRALADRWGVELRPAPCKTVWAELDLRPAAR is encoded by the coding sequence CTGGGTGACGTGAATCGTCAAAGTTCCCCCGTAACGGGTCGTCAGTTCTCCGTGCAGTTGTCCGCCACCCGCCGTGGCGCCCGGCTCGCACGTCGGCTCTCCGTCCAGCAACTCGCCGAGTGGGGCTGGGGCTACGACTCCGCCGCCTCCGGGGCCGTCGCGCACGTCGTGGCCGAGCTGGCCGTGAACGCTGTCCAGCACGGACGCGTGCCGGGACGGGACTTCCGGTTGCGACTGGCCCTCGACGACGCGGAACGGCTTCGCGTCGAGGTGGTCGACGCGCGGTTCGACCGGCTGCCGCCCGGCCCGGCTCGCAGGGCTGACGCTTTGGCGGAGACCGGCCGCGGACTCGTCATCGTCCGCGCCCTCGCCGACCGCTGGGGCGTCGAACTCCGGCCCGCGCCCTGCAAGACCGTGTGGGCCGAACTGGATCTACGCCCGGCCGCCCGGTGA
- a CDS encoding RHS repeat-associated core domain-containing protein, with translation MAGWQYCCDPAGNVTSQGVTEGCPRGTEYTYNDASQLTAKNGEGSGWSCDEAGNETAGAPTTADTRTGEKYSAYNQLTEITHDGATYTAEYAGTSNAERVRFGDTTFRNTPLGLSAQTTGGVTTGFVREPAGTLNSMTRGGESYYYLTDALGSVVALTDESGNKVNSYDYKPRGSLRAGSSEEVPQPYHFTGTYHDPTHLYKMGARYYDSRTGRFTQPDPSGQETNPYLYAQGDFINRIDPSGLFSFADSVGIVTGTLAGAAGIALVASSCALTAGITCVAGAMVTGALWGAGGGALGSTLAPGGGPGSGPGPGPDPGPLRPRGVPARSVLRSASERSRGIARPLPAQPGR, from the coding sequence GTGGCGGGCTGGCAGTACTGCTGCGACCCGGCGGGGAACGTCACTTCCCAGGGCGTGACCGAGGGGTGTCCTCGCGGTACCGAGTACACCTACAACGACGCCTCCCAGCTCACCGCGAAGAACGGGGAGGGCTCGGGCTGGTCCTGCGACGAGGCCGGCAACGAGACTGCCGGTGCGCCGACGACGGCTGACACCCGTACCGGTGAGAAGTACTCCGCCTACAACCAGCTCACCGAGATCACCCACGACGGCGCCACCTACACCGCGGAGTACGCGGGCACCAGCAACGCCGAACGTGTGCGTTTCGGTGACACGACGTTCCGCAATACTCCGCTGGGTCTGTCCGCTCAGACGACGGGTGGCGTCACCACCGGGTTCGTTCGCGAGCCGGCGGGCACACTCAACTCCATGACGCGGGGCGGGGAGAGCTACTACTACCTGACCGACGCTCTCGGTTCCGTCGTCGCTCTGACCGACGAGTCCGGTAACAAGGTCAACTCCTACGACTACAAGCCCCGCGGCTCCTTGCGCGCCGGCAGCAGCGAAGAGGTGCCGCAGCCTTACCACTTCACCGGCACTTACCACGACCCCACTCACCTCTACAAGATGGGAGCCCGCTACTACGACAGCCGCACCGGCCGCTTCACCCAACCCGACCCCAGCGGCCAGGAAACCAACCCCTACCTCTACGCCCAAGGCGACTTCATCAACCGGATCGATCCGAGCGGCCTGTTCAGCTTCGCCGATTCGGTGGGCATCGTGACGGGCACCTTGGCTGGAGCCGCTGGAATTGCCCTTGTGGCCAGTTCCTGCGCACTTACTGCGGGCATCACCTGCGTCGCGGGCGCGATGGTGACCGGAGCGCTGTGGGGAGCCGGTGGCGGCGCGTTGGGCTCGACCCTCGCCCCGGGCGGCGGCCCTGGGTCTGGTCCAGGCCCTGGACCAGACCCAGGGCCGCTTCGACCTCGCGGCGTTCCTGCTCGGTCAGTGCTGCGGTCGGCTTCGGAGCGGAGTCGGGGGATAGCCCGTCCGCTGCCCGCTCAGCCTGGGCGATGA